Genomic segment of Pseudomonas sp. DY-1:
CCGAACGAAGTCCAGGGAAGGTTCAGGTTGAGTTCCGGCCACACGAGTTGTGCGGCGATGAACACGCCTAGACCCATCCCTATGACCCCCCAGATCACCGTCATAATGGCGAACTGGCGGACCACCTTATAGTTATAAGCAGTCTGACTGATTGCTGTGCTCATGCTAGGGGTTCCACGGTTAATGGAGTTTTTTGGGGACAAAAAATCGGCGGCAAGTATGGAGAAAGAGGGTAGCCATTGCAACGACACAAGCCGACACAATCCGGGCTGAGAGGCCCACTGGACAAGGATTTGCGGCTGTGCTGGCGACTCTTTTCGACTTGCCGTCGACGCCAGGGGTGTTGCGTGGCTGGAGGGATCGCCTTGGAGTTGTGACAAGTAGCGACTGAAAAGCAGCTTAGTCGATGTCAAATGGGCGAGGGTGCTACTGGTCGGAGAGGTGCGACACTGGGTCGCACTATATAAAGGAAGGGGTGGACACTTCCCTGTGTCCCAGGTACCCGGCTCAGGGTGCCTTTTTGCGCGGCATGCAGTTCGGCCTTGCGGCCTGGCTGCCAGGTTGGAGCGGCGCTTCCTTGCACCACCCCAGCTTTCCTATTACTTGATCGCTAACTCTTGGTCCTTTCGGGACAGGCTGTAGATGTAAGCAGCGAGTACATGGACCTTGTCCTGGCCCAGGTACTCTTGCTGTGCGGGCATCTGGCCATTGCGGCCGTGGCGAATGGTCTGTTGCAGTTGGGCGAGGCTCGAGCCGTAGATCCAGCCGGCCGGGTGAGTCAGGTCAGGCGCCCCCATGGCTTCAGTGCCCTTGCCTTCGGCGCCATGACAGGCAACGCAGGTACTCGCGAAGAGTGCCTTGCCGGCTTCCGGGTCAGCCTTGGTGCCTTCCGGCAGATTCAAGCCTGCCAAGTCCTGTCGCACATAGGCAGCGACGTTCTTCACGCCTTCGTCACCCAGCACTTCGCCCCAGGCCGGCATGGCAGCGATGCGACCATGGAGAATGGTCGTTTTGATGGTTTCCGCTTCGCCTCCCCAGCGCCAGTTGTTGTCGGCGAGGTTCGGGAAACCCATGGCGCCTTTGGCATCCGAGCCATGGCAGATCGAGCAATAGGTGGCGAACAGGCGTCCGCCCATCTTCATCGCCTGCGGGTCCTGGGCTACTTCTTCGATGGACATGGCCGAGTAGCGGGCGAAGATCGGTCCGTACTGTTGTTCGGCCTTGTTCACTTCGCGCTGCCATTGGCCCTCCTGGGTCCAGCCTTCGGCGTAACCGGGGAACAGGCCTTTCCAGTTCCCCAGGCCCGGGTACATGACCAGGTAGCCGACGGCGAAGATCAGGGTGCCGACGAACAGCAGGAACCACCACTTGGGTAGAGGGTTGTCATATTCCTCGATGCCGTCGAAGGCGTGTCCCATGGTCTTATCGGTGGTGCCCTTGGACTCGCCCCTGCGGGTGGCGAAGATCAGCCAGAGCAGTGCCAGCAAGGTGAATATGGTGAGCAGGGAGATGTACCAGCTCCAGAAAGTGGTCATGCGCGATTGCTCCTAGAATCGTTCCGGTCATCGTCGGCGAAGGGCAGATTGGCAGCCTCGTCGAAGCTGGCCTTGCGTTTCCCGCTGTAGGCCCAGCAGATCACTCCGAGGGTGGCGATCAGCACCAGCAGGGTGCCAAGGCCACGCAGGGTTCCGATGTCCATGGACTTACCTCTTGCTTTTCAGGCTGGTCCCCAGTACCTGCAGGTAGGCGACCAGGGCGTCCATTTCGGTCTTGCCCTTGACC
This window contains:
- the ccoP gene encoding cytochrome-c oxidase, cbb3-type subunit III, encoding MTTFWSWYISLLTIFTLLALLWLIFATRRGESKGTTDKTMGHAFDGIEEYDNPLPKWWFLLFVGTLIFAVGYLVMYPGLGNWKGLFPGYAEGWTQEGQWQREVNKAEQQYGPIFARYSAMSIEEVAQDPQAMKMGGRLFATYCSICHGSDAKGAMGFPNLADNNWRWGGEAETIKTTILHGRIAAMPAWGEVLGDEGVKNVAAYVRQDLAGLNLPEGTKADPEAGKALFASTCVACHGAEGKGTEAMGAPDLTHPAGWIYGSSLAQLQQTIRHGRNGQMPAQQEYLGQDKVHVLAAYIYSLSRKDQELAIK
- a CDS encoding cbb3-type cytochrome c oxidase subunit 3 — translated: MDIGTLRGLGTLLVLIATLGVICWAYSGKRKASFDEAANLPFADDDRNDSRSNRA